The following coding sequences are from one Peromyscus eremicus chromosome X, PerEre_H2_v1, whole genome shotgun sequence window:
- the LOC131898816 gene encoding F-box-like/WD repeat-containing protein TBL1X isoform X1 — translation MSALTRNRNFCNLKVLKRRQTNKNKGGSHLIETKTSSPQGEAKMSITSDEVNFLVYRYLQESGFSHSAFTFGIESHISQSNINGTLVPPAALISILQKGLQYVEAEISINEDGTVFDGRPIESLSLIDAVMPDVVQTRQQAFREKLAQQQANAAAAAAAAAAATATTTAATTPAAAAQQNPPKNGEATVNGEENGAHAINNHSKPMEIDGDVEIPPSKATVLRGHESEVFICAWNPVSDLLASGSGDSTARIWNLNENSNGGSTQLVLRHCIREGGHDVPSNKDVTSLDWNSDGTLLATGSYDGFARIWTEDGNLASTLGQHKGPIFALKWNKKGNYILSAGVDKTTIIWDAHTGEAKQQFPFHSAPALDVDWQNNTTFASCSTDMCIHVCRLSCDRPVKTFQGHTNEVNAIKWDPSGMLLASCSDDMTLKIWSMKQDACVHDLQAHSKEIYTIKWSPTGPGTSNPNSNIMLASASFDSTVRLWDVERGVCIHTLTKHQEPVYSVAFSPDGKYLASGSFDKCVHIWNTQSGSLVHSYRGTGGIFEVCWNARGDKVGASASDGSVCVLDLRK, via the exons ATGTCTGCTCTTACCAG GAACAGGAACTTCTGCAACCTTAAAGTCTTGAAaagaagacagacaaacaaaaaca AGGGTGGCTCCCACTTGATAGAGACGAAGACCTCATCGCCGCAAGGTGAGGCTAAGATGAGCATTACCAGCGACGAGGTGAACTTTCTGGTATATCGCTACCTCCAGGAATCAG GTTTTTCCCACTCCGCCTTCACGTTTGGGATCGAAAGCCACATTAGCCAGTCCAACATCAATGGGACACTAGTGCCACCGGCTGCCCTCATCTCCATTCTTCAGAAGGGACTGCAGTATGTGGAGGCGGAGATCAGTATCAATGAG GATGGCACGGTATTTGATGGGCGTCCCATTGAGTCCCTATCGTTGATTGATGCTGTGATGCCCGATGTGGTTCAGACAAGACAGCAAGCCTTTCGGGAGAAGCTCGCTCAGCAGCAAGCCAATGCAGcagctgcggcggcggcggctgccgCAGCCACAGCCACAACTACAGCAGCCACAACACCAGCAGCTGCTGCCCAGCAAAACCCACCAAAGAATGGAGAAGCCACCGTGAATGGGGAAGAGAATGGAGCCCATGCAATAA ATAATCACTCGAAACCAATGGAAATAGATGGGGACGTTGAAATTCCACCAAGCAAAGCGACAGTCCTTCGAGGCCATGAGTCTGAGGTGTTCATTTGTGCCTGGAATCCTGTTAGTGACCTACTTGCTTCTGG ATCTGGAGACTCCACTGCGAGGATATGGAACCTTAATGAGAACAGCAACGGGGGCTCCACACAGCTTGTGCTGAGGCACTGTATACGCGAAGGTGGACATGACGTTCCCAGTAATAAGGATGTCACCTCACTGGACTGGAAC agTGATGGGACACTGTTGGCAACAGGTTCCTATGATGGTTTTGCAAGAATATGGACAGAAGATG GTAACCTGGCCAGTACCTTAGGTCAACATAAAGGCCCCATCTTTGCCTTGAAGTGGAACAAAAAGGGGAATTATATTTTGAGTGCTGGTGTAGATAAG ACAACAATAATTTGGGACGCCCACACAGGAGAAGCCAAACAACAGTTTCCTTTTCATTCAG CACCTGCCCTGGATGTGGACTGGCAGAACAACACTACCTTTGCTTCGTGCAGCACAgacatgtgcattcatgtgtgcagGCTTAGCTGTGACCGCCCGGTCAAAACCTTCCAAGGACATACT AATGAGGTCAATGCTATCAAATGGGATCCTTCTGGAATGTTGCTAGCCTCCTGCTCTGATGACATGACATTAAAG ATCTGGAGTATGAAGCAGGATGCATGTGTCCATGACCTCCAAGCTCACAGCAAAGAGATATATACCATCAAGTGGAGTCCCACAGGACCAGGCACCAGCAACCCAAACTCCAACATCATGTTAGCAAG TGCTTCATTTGATTCTACGGTTCGACTGTGGGATGTGGAACGAGGTGTTTGCATTCACACACTGACCAAGCATCAGGAGCCTGTCTACAGTGTGGCGTTCAGCCCTGATGGGAAATATTTGGCCAGCGGGTCCTTTGACAAGTGTGTCCATATCTGGAATACTCAG AGTGGAAGTCTCGTCCACAGCTACCGAGGCACAGGCGGCATATTTGAGGTGTGCTGGAATGCTCGAGGAGACAAAGTGGGTGCCAGTGCGTCTGATGGCTCT GTCTGTGTTTTAGATCTCCGAAAGTAA
- the LOC131898816 gene encoding F-box-like/WD repeat-containing protein TBL1X isoform X2 yields the protein MSITSDEVNFLVYRYLQESGFSHSAFTFGIESHISQSNINGTLVPPAALISILQKGLQYVEAEISINEDGTVFDGRPIESLSLIDAVMPDVVQTRQQAFREKLAQQQANAAAAAAAAAAATATTTAATTPAAAAQQNPPKNGEATVNGEENGAHAINNHSKPMEIDGDVEIPPSKATVLRGHESEVFICAWNPVSDLLASGSGDSTARIWNLNENSNGGSTQLVLRHCIREGGHDVPSNKDVTSLDWNSDGTLLATGSYDGFARIWTEDGNLASTLGQHKGPIFALKWNKKGNYILSAGVDKTTIIWDAHTGEAKQQFPFHSAPALDVDWQNNTTFASCSTDMCIHVCRLSCDRPVKTFQGHTNEVNAIKWDPSGMLLASCSDDMTLKIWSMKQDACVHDLQAHSKEIYTIKWSPTGPGTSNPNSNIMLASASFDSTVRLWDVERGVCIHTLTKHQEPVYSVAFSPDGKYLASGSFDKCVHIWNTQSGSLVHSYRGTGGIFEVCWNARGDKVGASASDGSVCVLDLRK from the exons ATGAGCATTACCAGCGACGAGGTGAACTTTCTGGTATATCGCTACCTCCAGGAATCAG GTTTTTCCCACTCCGCCTTCACGTTTGGGATCGAAAGCCACATTAGCCAGTCCAACATCAATGGGACACTAGTGCCACCGGCTGCCCTCATCTCCATTCTTCAGAAGGGACTGCAGTATGTGGAGGCGGAGATCAGTATCAATGAG GATGGCACGGTATTTGATGGGCGTCCCATTGAGTCCCTATCGTTGATTGATGCTGTGATGCCCGATGTGGTTCAGACAAGACAGCAAGCCTTTCGGGAGAAGCTCGCTCAGCAGCAAGCCAATGCAGcagctgcggcggcggcggctgccgCAGCCACAGCCACAACTACAGCAGCCACAACACCAGCAGCTGCTGCCCAGCAAAACCCACCAAAGAATGGAGAAGCCACCGTGAATGGGGAAGAGAATGGAGCCCATGCAATAA ATAATCACTCGAAACCAATGGAAATAGATGGGGACGTTGAAATTCCACCAAGCAAAGCGACAGTCCTTCGAGGCCATGAGTCTGAGGTGTTCATTTGTGCCTGGAATCCTGTTAGTGACCTACTTGCTTCTGG ATCTGGAGACTCCACTGCGAGGATATGGAACCTTAATGAGAACAGCAACGGGGGCTCCACACAGCTTGTGCTGAGGCACTGTATACGCGAAGGTGGACATGACGTTCCCAGTAATAAGGATGTCACCTCACTGGACTGGAAC agTGATGGGACACTGTTGGCAACAGGTTCCTATGATGGTTTTGCAAGAATATGGACAGAAGATG GTAACCTGGCCAGTACCTTAGGTCAACATAAAGGCCCCATCTTTGCCTTGAAGTGGAACAAAAAGGGGAATTATATTTTGAGTGCTGGTGTAGATAAG ACAACAATAATTTGGGACGCCCACACAGGAGAAGCCAAACAACAGTTTCCTTTTCATTCAG CACCTGCCCTGGATGTGGACTGGCAGAACAACACTACCTTTGCTTCGTGCAGCACAgacatgtgcattcatgtgtgcagGCTTAGCTGTGACCGCCCGGTCAAAACCTTCCAAGGACATACT AATGAGGTCAATGCTATCAAATGGGATCCTTCTGGAATGTTGCTAGCCTCCTGCTCTGATGACATGACATTAAAG ATCTGGAGTATGAAGCAGGATGCATGTGTCCATGACCTCCAAGCTCACAGCAAAGAGATATATACCATCAAGTGGAGTCCCACAGGACCAGGCACCAGCAACCCAAACTCCAACATCATGTTAGCAAG TGCTTCATTTGATTCTACGGTTCGACTGTGGGATGTGGAACGAGGTGTTTGCATTCACACACTGACCAAGCATCAGGAGCCTGTCTACAGTGTGGCGTTCAGCCCTGATGGGAAATATTTGGCCAGCGGGTCCTTTGACAAGTGTGTCCATATCTGGAATACTCAG AGTGGAAGTCTCGTCCACAGCTACCGAGGCACAGGCGGCATATTTGAGGTGTGCTGGAATGCTCGAGGAGACAAAGTGGGTGCCAGTGCGTCTGATGGCTCT GTCTGTGTTTTAGATCTCCGAAAGTAA